From Stigmatopora nigra isolate UIUO_SnigA chromosome 17, RoL_Snig_1.1, whole genome shotgun sequence, a single genomic window includes:
- the wdr91 gene encoding WD repeat-containing protein 91: protein MGSAVERTDEHVREYLIFRGFTNTLKNLDSEIKADKEKGFRVDKIIDQLLQFIQTFDLSGLKDYWLYLDRRLFCRLEDVYRPTVNKLRASLYRYYIINTIQKANLEKTQEFFQKQAMELQGQPEWRDWFILPFIPAPEQNQTFAPYFSRQWSDTFLVSLHNFLSVLFQCMPQPVLLSFDAEVQRTTSLTEENEQLRQKLFALQTETRDHRDGDEVVHHKLPTYVQNMDRLGDTELDLVSSQRAVSVTSTPSRNFFSTFLPQGLRTPGGKTQQVTTVSSPSQAAVGRKEQTNNQSSKLKDAVQVKEMKSAPNQASSEPPNSQSQLSNQHSNQPTHLRHKKIQTHEKERKELFHKPAPQLIEKKAEFGEMEPLNETSSNVPDASSSYLRNVAVGGEQVGQTVEQPFIKLSQEEYGEHHSSIMHCRVDCSGRRVASLDVDGVIKVWSFNPIMQTKATIMSKSPLLSLEWATKPDRLLLLGSGIGTVRLYDTEAKKNLYEMNIDETHPRILSLACSPSGSSFVCSAAAHIRTTDPARFPMQVSGQLLLWDTKTVKQQLQFSLEPVPVAINCTAFNHNGNLLVTGAADGVIRLFDMQQYESAMSWKAHDGEVYSVEFSSDENTVFSIGGDGKFIQWNIHRCGVKQSEQFLPQDATGPFVLSGYSGYKQVQVPRGRLFTFDSEGQHVLTCSSSGGIIYKLTNGEPTLESVLSLGGHKAPVVTVDWCSALDCGTCLTASMDGKIKLSTLLSQKS, encoded by the exons ATGGGTTCTGCTGTGGAAAGAACCGATGAACATGTGAGGGAATATCTAATATTCCGTGGCTTCACCAATACTTTGAAAAACCTGGACAGTGAGATCAAAGCGGACAAGGAAAAGGGCTTCAGG GTGGATAAGATCATTGACCAACTGCTCCAGTTCATCCAGACATTTGATCTGTCTGGTCTTAAAGACTACTGGCTATATTTGGACAGACGCCTTTTCTGCAGACTTGAAGATGTTTACCGGCCAACAGTGAACAAACTAAGAGCAAGCCTTTATAGATACTACATTATCAACACCATCCAG AAAGCAAATTTGGAGAAGACTCAAGAGTTTTTCCAGAAGCAGGCGATGGAACTTCAAGGCCAGCCAGAGTGGCGGGATTGGTTCATCCTGCCCTTTATTCCTGCACCTGAACAGAACCAGACCTTCGCTCCATATTTCTCCCGCCAATGGTCCGACACATTCCTTGTTTCACTGCACAACTTCCTTTCGGTGCTCTTCCAGTGTATGC CCCAACCAGTATTGCTGAGCTTTGATGCTGAAGTCCAAAGGACAACAAGCCTGACTGAGGAAAATGAGCAACTGCGTCAGAAG CTGTTCGCCCTGCAAACAGAAACTCGCGACCACAGGGATGGTGATGAGGTGGTGCATCATAAGCTTCCGACGTATGTTCAGAACATGGACCGACTGGGAGATACTGAGCT TGACTTAGTGTCAAGCCAGCGGGCTGTCAGTGTTACCAGCACACCATCCAGGAACTTCTTCTCAACATTCCTCCCACAAGGGCTTCGTACCCCAGGAGGCAAAACGCAGCAGGTAACTACGGTGTCTTCTCCAAGTCAAGCGGCGGTCGGAAGAAAGGAGCAAACCAATAACCAG tcCTCCAAGTTAAAAGATGCAGTCCAAGTGAAGGAAATGAAATCTGCCCCCAATCAAGCATCAAGTGAACCGCCAAATTCTCAATCCCAACTTTCAAACCAGCACTCAAACCAACCAACGCATTTAAGACACAAGAAGATCCAAACTCATGAAAAAGAGCGTAAAGAGCTCTTCCACAAACCAGCACCACAG TTAATTGAGAAAAAGGCGGAGTTTGGTGAGATGGAGCCTCTCAATGAGACCTCTAGCAACGTCCCGGATGCTTCCTCCTCATACTTGAGGAACGTAGCAGTAGGAGGAGAACAAGTAGGGCAAACAGTGGAGCAGCCATTCATCAAACTAAGCCAGGAGGAATATGGAGAACATCACTCCTCCATTATGCACTGCAG GGTGGATTGTTCCGGTCGCAGAGTTGCCAGTTTGGATGTTGATGGTGTTATTAAG GTGTGGTCGTTCAATCCCATCATGCAGACGAAAGCTACCATCATGTCCAAGTCACCTCTTTTATCCCTGGAGTGGGCCACTAAACCTGACAGACTG TTGTTACTAGGTAGCGGCATTGGCACAGTTCGACTGTATGATACAGAAGCAAAGAAGAATCTATATGAGATGAACATTGATGAAACTCATCCACG tATTTTGTCTTTGGCCTGCAGTCCCAGTGGTTCATCCTTTGTCTGTTCAGCAGCAGCTCACATCCGAACAACTGACCCAGCTCGTTTCCCAATGCAGGTGTCTGGTCAGCTGTTGCTTTGGGACACCAAGACGGTTAAACAACAG CTCCAGTTTTCCTTAGAGCCTGTACCAGTGGCTATTAACTGCACAGCCTTCAATCATAATGGGAACTTGTTGGTGACTGGTGCTGCAGATGGAGTCATCAGACTTTTTG ACATGCAGCAATATGAGAGTGCTATGAGCTGGAAGGCACATGATGGAGAAGTTTACAGTGTTGAGTTTAGCTCTGATGAAAACACTGTCTTTAGTATTGGAGGAGATGGCAAG TTCATCCAATGGAACATTCATCGATGTGGAGTGAAGCAGTCAGAGCAGTTTCTACCTCAGGATGCCACAGGGCCTTTTGTGCTATCGGGGTACAGTGGATATAAACAG GTCCAGGTTCCCAGAGGTCGCCTCTTCACCTTTGACTCAGAAGGACAACATGTTCTCACCTGTTCAAGTTCTGGAGGCATCATTTACAAA CTTACAAATGGAGAACCTACCTTGGAGAGCGTGCTGTCCCTGGGAGGACACAAAGCTCCAGTGGTGACAGTGGATTGGTGCTCGGCATTGGACTGCGGGACCTGTCTGACTGCCTCCATGGACGGAAAAATAAAGCTGAGCACGCTCCTCTCGCAGAAGTCCTGA
- the mbd2 gene encoding methyl-CpG-binding domain protein 2, which yields MEKRKSDCPALPPGWKKEEVIRKSGLSAGKSDVYYYSPTGKKFRSKPQLSRHLGNSVDLACFDFRTGKMMPGKLQKNKQRLRHDQANMAKGGKPDLNTTLPIRQTASIFKQPVTKVTSHPGNKVKTDLQRATEQPRQLFWERRLKGLRSSDVSEEVLRTMDLPNGIQSIGLHSSDETLLSAIASALHMSSAPITGQTSVAAEKNPAIWLNTSQPLCKAFTVTDQHIREQELKVQQARRSLEEALMANSLAQAAESKTELLEGKVA from the exons ATGGAGAAGAGGAAATCTGACTGTCCAGCTCTGCCACCAGGCTGGAAGAAGGAAGAAGTGATCAGGAAGTCCGGTTTGAGTGCTGGGAAGAGCGACGTCTATTACTACAG TCCAACAGGAAAAAAGTTCCGAAGTAAACCACAGTTGTCCCGTCATCTTGGAAACTCAGTGGATTTGGCATGTTTCGATTTTCGGACTGGAAAAATGATGCCTGGCAAACTGCAAAAGAACAAACAAAGACTCCGACATGACCAAGCCAACATGGCAAAG GGAGGTAAGCCTGACCTGAACACGACACTGCCTATCAGACAAACGGCATCCATCTTTAAACAGCCTGTTACCAAGGTTACAAGTCACCCGGGAAACAAGGTTAAAACAGACTTGCAGAGAGCAACCGAGCAGCCTCGACAG CTCTTCTGGGAAAGAAGGTTAAAAGGTTTGCGATCATCTGATGTTTCAGAGGAAGTTCTTCGTACAATGGACCTCCCCAATGGCATCCAGA GCATTGGTCTTCACTCAAGTGATGAAACTCTGCTGTCCGCCATCGCCAGTGCGCTACACATGAGTTCTGCGCCCATTACGGGACAGACGTCTGTGGCAGCTGAGAAGAACCCAGCGATCTGGCTTAACACGTCCCAACCGCTTTGTAAGGCCTTTACCGTGACTGACCAACACATCCG GGAGCAGGAGCTGAAGGTCCAACAAGCAAGAAGAAGTCTGGAGGAGGCACTGATGGCTAACAGCTTGGCACAGGCTGCTGAAAGTAAGACAGAGTTGTTGGAGGGGAAGGTGGCttaa
- the spag16 gene encoding uncharacterized protein spag16 has protein sequence MSAETTEREKGETSDISLLKDKASAVSTNVTINENSKEEQISNIPETVDDFVRNFLQRIGLSRTLDSFEREWYSSAQKLLTKPLETVSPAEGTLVLPDALTHKRLLQTELQKVYSEINYLKQKVLCAGDNLVKMQRDRDQQQLQWQILLAEKSHAMEDIKRLKKRLSAYEPALRELDGKYEVALRHKMLISLESERMQNTLDARLSHEKSLNKTPRSIKKSTAQGRSTARNTKDTELPICSTPLNLQSIRGNPEEQKKTNLFTFSYSIKAHTLPVSCISLHPEKKVLASASDDCTWKLWALPVSREKVGQMVLTGEGHADWLSSCSFHPEGTKLATTSGDTTVKLWDFFCGRCVLTFTGHSQPTWGCSFHSCGHFLASCSSDKTAKLWDLNSQRCRLTMRRHTASVNSVCFQSFSNILLTSSADKTLCLWDVRLGVCTTTFVGHEHPCNHAAISLAEDVIASCDTQGIVNLWDMRKATSAISKIDAGPLSANQVAFSPSGKKLAVAGSDNLVRLVNVASCTVCSLSGQKDSVQCVIFDHTGGTVMSAGSNGLINVWN, from the exons ATGTCAGCAGAGACtacagagagagaaaagggaGAAACGAGTGACATTTCTCTCCTAAAAGACAAGGCTTCTGCTGTCTCCACTAATGTCACAATTAATGAAAATTCCAAAGAAGAACAAATCAGCAACATCCCAGAGACGGTTGACGACTTTGTCAGAAACTTCCTCCAGAGAATTGGCTTGAGCAGAACTCTTGACAGTTTTGAAAGAGAATGGTACAGCTCAGCTCAGAAACTATTAACAAAGCCCTTGGAGACGGTTTCTCCCGCAGAAGGAACCCTAGTCTTGCCGGATGCCCTTACGCATAAGCGTCTCCTTCAAACCGAGTTGCAGAAAGTCTACAGTGAGATCAATTATTTGAAACAGAAAGTGCTATGTGCAGGAGACAACCTAGTTAAGATGCAGAGGGACAGAGACCAACAGCAGCTGCAATGGCAGATACTTCTCGCCGAAAAGAGTCATGCAATGGAGGATATCAAACGGCTGAAAAAACGTCTATCAGCCTACGAGCCAGCCTTGAGGGAGCTGGATGGCAAATATGAGGTAGCTCTACGTCACAAGATGCTTATCAGCTTGGAAAGCGAAAGGATGCAGAACACCTTGGATGCTAGACTGAGTCAtgaaaaatccctaaacaaaaCGCCAAGAAGCATCAAGAAGAGCACGGCTCAAGGCCGAAGCACCGCCAGGAACACCAAAGATACAGAGTTGCCTATCTGTAGCACGCCATTGAACCTGCAGAGCATTCGGGGGAATCCTGaagagcagaaaaaaacaaatttattcaCTTTTTCATATTCAATTAAAGCCCATACTCTTCCGGTGAGCTGCATCAGCCTCCACCCGGAAAAGAAAGTCCTGGCTAGTGCAAGTGATGATTGCACTTGGAAGCTGTGGGCACTGCCAGTTAGCAGAGAGAAG GTGGGACAGATGGTCCTGACAGGTGAGGGACACGCCGATTGGCTCTCCAGCTGCAGTTTTCATCCAGAAGGAACTAAACTTGCAACAACTAGTGGAGACACTACA GTAAAactctgggattttttttgtggacgcTGTGTGTTGACATTTACCGGTCACAGCCAGCCCACCTGGGGGTGCTCCTTCCACTCGTGTGGTCACTTCTTGGCCTCCTGTTCCTCCGATAAGACCGCCAAGCTGTGGGACCTTAACAGTCAACGCTGCCGGCTGACGATGCGTCGCCACACGGCATCCGTGAACAGCGTCTGCTTCCAGTCCTTCTCCAATATTCTCCTGACTTCATCAGCAGATAAAACCCTTTGCCTGTGGGATGTCAGACTAGGAGTGTGCACGACAACCTTTGTTGGACATGAACATCCCTGTAATCACGCTGCTATAAGCCTCGCCGAGGACGTCATTGCTTCATGTGACACTCAAGGAATTGTTAACCTGTGGGACATGAGGAAAGCCACTTCGGCCATCAGCAAGATAGATGCGGGGCCCCTGAGCGCCAATCAGGTGGCATTTAGTCCATCGGGGAAGAAGCTGGCGGTGGCGGGCAGCGACAATTTGGTCAGATTGGTGAACGTGGCTTCCTGCACAGTTTGTAGTCTGTCAGGGCAGAAGGACAGCGTGCAGTGTGTGATATTTGACCACACTGGGGGGACTGTCATGTCTGCAGGGAGTAATGGGCTTATTAATGTATGGAATTAA
- the thap1 gene encoding THAP domain-containing protein 1: protein MVQTCSAYGCKNRYHKDKDISFHKFPLVRPDICSKWVTAMRRNNFKPTKYSNICSQHFTKDCFKRECNNRVLKENAVPSIFDFNLDIKSECLEDPFHPEINFPLSFPLTSDSVMEEVESEPVKSSPEIPGETVVVSCDHNYTAEDSARQKKRIQQLEEQLEVLRKKLKTTQQKCRRQERQLKSLRVSCKSVRTAHDPPTAFSEGYVILPKRIYHMLKGIE from the exons ATGGTTCAGACTTGCTCAGCTTACGGTTGTAAAAACCGATATCATAAAGATAAAGACATCTCCTTCCACAA GTTTCCCCTGGTGCGTCCAGATATCTGCAGCAAATGGGTGACAGCAATGAGGAGGAACAACTTCAAGCCAACCAAGTACAGTAATATTTGCTCACAGCACTTTACCAAAGACTGCTTCAAAAGAGAGTGCAACAACCGTGTACTGAAGGAAAATGCTGTTCCATCCATTTTTGACTTCAATCTCGATATCAAG TCTGAGTGTCTGGAGGATCCTTTTCACCCCGAAATTAACTTCCCCCTCTCATTTCCTCTGACCTCTGACTCCGTCATGGAGGAAGTGGAGTCTGAGCCGGTAAAAAGTTCACCAGAAATCCCTGGTGAAACAGTGGTGGTCTCCTGTGACCATAACTATACAGCGGAGGACTCCGCTCGGCAAAAGAAGCGAATTCAGCAGCTGGAAGAACAGTTGGAGGTACTGAGGAAGAAACTGAAAACAACCCAGCAAAAATGTCGCCGTCAAGAGAGGCAACTCAAAAGCCTACGGGTTTCTTGCAAGTCAGTAAGGACAGCTCACGACCCGCCAACCGCCTTCAGCGAGGGCTATGTCATTTTACCAAAACGTATCTACCACATGCTCAAAGGCATCGAATAA
- the c17h18orf54 gene encoding lung adenoma susceptibility protein 2 isoform X1 gives MDSTSPASDFVSPESTVTTLLSSSGHFKSRLSPEFNTTFRYRDKEYETASAALDAYIFDFDNSQNIESSGRLHLPQSPMSTPRKPRMRTRRNKSALKEHLTDREVDFLTLPVSSLHHRDNHDRLSMTTDELLSIPRDGSMPVTHTTAFIRSHFSQSESPQAYVSSTPMNIAKANISHRHSTQKCISCRCIREPEVPTLKQDVPFVRCLTCAHRPEQASAPAPHLPSRVNRNLSYIGSSCLPPVINDCDTSDVVPLKLKSKVPSWLADMEPDHCRTPTWADTKQSLGDLRLQFAEQISLIASERKSADITETLFQDNRLESLIQKADQVLNSLSQSFGRQESNAVSVRRDSMSPENSEEIPLCSTSHDALLPEDSTGAAEFISKALSKETMQTQDCSGGQDLPGPLEALKQMMFRLEAVEAELHRKDKATVPNCSEETTKMPENEVEQILSGTPSLQRALHHLNRLKLLLDEPRAKHEDEEKDTDEGRYSSASADRVMLQFSN, from the exons aTGGATTCCACCAGCCCTGCGAGTGACTTTGTATCTCCAGAGTCAACAGTAACTACATTGCTATCAAGTTCTGGTCACTTTAAAAGCAGACTATCACCTGAATTCAATACAACTTTCAGATACAGAGATAAG GAATATGAAACAGCCTCAGCAGCATTGGACGCCTACATCTTTGACTTTGACAACAGTCAAAATATCGAGTCATCAGGAAGACTGCATCTGCCGCAAAGTCCAATGTCCACCCCGAGAAAACCTAGGATGAGAACTCGGAGAAATAAATCGG CTCTCAAGGAACATTTAACAGACAGAGAGGTGGATTTCTTGACCCTTCCTGTCAGCTCCCTCCATCACCGTGACAATCACGACAGACTTTCCATGACAACAGACGAACTGCTGTCTATCCCCCGTGATGGTTCCATGCCTGTCACTCACACAACAGCCTTCATCCGAA GTCACTTTTCTCAGTCTGAATCCCCACAAGCCTATGTCTCATCCACCCCAATGAATATAGCAAAGGCTAATATATCCCACCGACATTCAACCCAAAAATGCATCAGCTGCAG GTGTATTAGAGAGCCCGAAGTTCCCACTTTGAAACAAGACGTGCCCTTTGTTAGATGCTTAACA TGTGCACACAGACCAGAGCAGGCTTCAGCTCCGGCACCCCATTTACCATCCAGGGTGAACCGTAACCTGAGCTACATTGGAAGCAGTTGTTTGCCTCCTGTGATCAACGACTGTGATACTA gTGATGTTGTGCCATTAAAACTAAAAAGCAAAGTGCCATCTTGGTTAGCAGATATGGAACCGGATCATTGCAGGACACCTACTTGg GCTGACACCAAGCAGAGTCTAGGAGATTTGAGGCTCCAGTTTGCTGAACAGATTTCTTTAATTGCCTCTGAGAGAAAAAGTGCAGACATTACAGAAACTCTTTTTCAAG ATAATCGGCTAGAGTCACTCATTCAGAAAGCAGATCAAGTGCTGAATTCTCTATCTCAGAGCTTTGGAAGACAAGAAAGTAATGCAGTTTCAG TCCGCAGAGATTCTATGAGTCCAGAGAACAGTGAAGAAATTCCTCTCTGTTCAACTTCCCATGATGCCCTACTCCCAGA AGACTCAACTGGAGCTGCAGAGTTCATCAGCAAGGCTCTGTCAAAGGAAACCATGCAG acTCAGGATTGCAGTGGTGGACAGGATTTGCCCGGCCCATTGGAGGCTCTCAAACAAATGATGTTTAGACTGGAGGCTGTGGAGGCGGAGCTTCACCGAAAAGATAAAGCAACCGTGCCTAATTGCAGTGAAGAAACTACAAAG ATGCCTGAAAATGAAGTAGAACAGATTTTATCTGGCACGCCCTCACTACAAAG GGCTCTGCATCACCTCAATCGCCTGAAGCTGCTGTTGGATGAGCCAAGAGCAAAACATGAGGATGAGGAGAAGGATACAGATGAAGGACGGTATTCTTCTGCATCTGCGGACAGAGTCATGTTGCAGTTTTCCAATTAA
- the c17h18orf54 gene encoding lung adenoma susceptibility protein 2 isoform X2 codes for MDSTSPASDFVSPESTVTTLLSSSGHFKSRLSPEFNTTFRYRDKEYETASAALDAYIFDFDNSQNIESSGRLHLPQSPMSTPRKPRMRTRRNKSALKEHLTDREVDFLTLPVSSLHHRDNHDRLSMTTDELLSIPRDGSMPVTHTTAFIRSHFSQSESPQAYVSSTPMNIAKANISHRHSTQKCISCRCIREPEVPTLKQDVPFVRCLTCAHRPEQASAPAPHLPSRVNRNLSYIGSSCLPPVINDCDTSDVVPLKLKSKVPSWLADMEPDHCRTPTWADTKQSLGDLRLQFAEQISLIASERKSADITETLFQDNRLESLIQKADQVLNSLSQSFGRQESNAVSVRRDSMSPENSEEIPLCSTSHDALLPEDSTGAAEFISKALSKETMQTQDCSGGQDLPGPLEALKQMMFRLEAVEAELHRKDKATVPNCSEETTKMPENEVEQILSGTPSLQSFHTQGSASPQSPEAAVG; via the exons aTGGATTCCACCAGCCCTGCGAGTGACTTTGTATCTCCAGAGTCAACAGTAACTACATTGCTATCAAGTTCTGGTCACTTTAAAAGCAGACTATCACCTGAATTCAATACAACTTTCAGATACAGAGATAAG GAATATGAAACAGCCTCAGCAGCATTGGACGCCTACATCTTTGACTTTGACAACAGTCAAAATATCGAGTCATCAGGAAGACTGCATCTGCCGCAAAGTCCAATGTCCACCCCGAGAAAACCTAGGATGAGAACTCGGAGAAATAAATCGG CTCTCAAGGAACATTTAACAGACAGAGAGGTGGATTTCTTGACCCTTCCTGTCAGCTCCCTCCATCACCGTGACAATCACGACAGACTTTCCATGACAACAGACGAACTGCTGTCTATCCCCCGTGATGGTTCCATGCCTGTCACTCACACAACAGCCTTCATCCGAA GTCACTTTTCTCAGTCTGAATCCCCACAAGCCTATGTCTCATCCACCCCAATGAATATAGCAAAGGCTAATATATCCCACCGACATTCAACCCAAAAATGCATCAGCTGCAG GTGTATTAGAGAGCCCGAAGTTCCCACTTTGAAACAAGACGTGCCCTTTGTTAGATGCTTAACA TGTGCACACAGACCAGAGCAGGCTTCAGCTCCGGCACCCCATTTACCATCCAGGGTGAACCGTAACCTGAGCTACATTGGAAGCAGTTGTTTGCCTCCTGTGATCAACGACTGTGATACTA gTGATGTTGTGCCATTAAAACTAAAAAGCAAAGTGCCATCTTGGTTAGCAGATATGGAACCGGATCATTGCAGGACACCTACTTGg GCTGACACCAAGCAGAGTCTAGGAGATTTGAGGCTCCAGTTTGCTGAACAGATTTCTTTAATTGCCTCTGAGAGAAAAAGTGCAGACATTACAGAAACTCTTTTTCAAG ATAATCGGCTAGAGTCACTCATTCAGAAAGCAGATCAAGTGCTGAATTCTCTATCTCAGAGCTTTGGAAGACAAGAAAGTAATGCAGTTTCAG TCCGCAGAGATTCTATGAGTCCAGAGAACAGTGAAGAAATTCCTCTCTGTTCAACTTCCCATGATGCCCTACTCCCAGA AGACTCAACTGGAGCTGCAGAGTTCATCAGCAAGGCTCTGTCAAAGGAAACCATGCAG acTCAGGATTGCAGTGGTGGACAGGATTTGCCCGGCCCATTGGAGGCTCTCAAACAAATGATGTTTAGACTGGAGGCTGTGGAGGCGGAGCTTCACCGAAAAGATAAAGCAACCGTGCCTAATTGCAGTGAAGAAACTACAAAG ATGCCTGAAAATGAAGTAGAACAGATTTTATCTGGCACGCCCTCACTACAAAG tTTTCATACCCAGGGCTCTGCATCACCTCAATCGCCTGAAGCTGCTGTTGGATGA
- the LOC144210724 gene encoding uncharacterized protein LOC144210724: protein MESLYKRKMFASMRKTKTDLSKKRQIGLPANILDDSDEGSFSSSSSVSQSDYHSSSEENSDQEEWQRSDSGATSSDDSRSVTRRKRSFLGGDETSSSSSTTVKKREDDENDDDDDSDDDDEDDDDNEKDGMKEKDIQLKRMVQPRKRSRVQRQDDSDSDCADKKRREEEEKAKRRQRHNKLLALSRKMKARVPKRRRIRIKQDEEESKEELDEENGKAEASGEDEEEKEKEEKVTDASDEDGEDGDEMEKEEKKETDPSGEDGEEMKKEEKKETDASCGDGEDGEEAEKEEKKEKEESEVAVKE, encoded by the exons ATGGAGAGCTTGTACAAGCGCAAAATGTTCGCTTCCATGCGCAAAACCAAGACGGACTTATCCAAGAAGAGGCAGATTGGTCTTCCTGCCAATATCTTGGACGACAGTGACGAGGGATCCTTCTCTTCCTCGTCGTCCGTTTCACAGTCCGACTACCATAGCTCCTCGGAGGAAAACAGTGACCAGGAGGAGTGGCAGAGGAGTGACTCCGGAGCCACATCGAGTGATGATAGCCGCTCTGTAACCCGCAGAAAGCGATCTTTTCTGGGAGGTGATGAAACATCCTCATCCTCGAGTACTACTGTCAAGAAACGGGAAGATGAtgagaatgatgatgatgacgacagcgacgatgatgatgaggatgatgacgacaatgagaAGGATGGGATGAAGGAGAAGGATATTCAGCTGAAGAGGATGGTTCAACCAAGGAAGAGGTCCAGGGTTCAGCGACAAGATGATTCGGATTCAGATTGTGCTGACAAGAAGCGGcgagaagaagaggagaaggCAAAGAGGAGACAGAGACACAACAAGCTGCTGGCCCTATCCCGTAAAATGAAGGCCCGAGTACCAAAACGGAGGAGGATCCGCATCAAACAG GATGAAGAAGAATCGAAAGAAGAGCTAGATGAAGAAAATGGCAAGGCTGAGGCTTCAggggaagatgaagaagagaaggaaaaagaagAGAAGGTGACTGATGCTTCAGATGAGGATGGAGAAGATGGAGATGAGATggaaaaagaagagaagaaggaGACTGATCCTTCAGGTGAAGATGGAGAAGAGATGaagaaagaagagaagaaggaGACTGATGCTTCATGTGGGGATGGAGAAGATGGAGAGGAGGCggaaaaagaagagaagaaggagaaagagGAATCGGAAGTTGCGGTGAAGGAATAG